One Eptesicus fuscus isolate TK198812 chromosome 13, DD_ASM_mEF_20220401, whole genome shotgun sequence genomic window, caggggcaccTACAGGAGATGGGCAGGAGACAagatgggaagaggagagggaggtagagTTATACCCCTCCACATACACTGGGTCCCTGTGGGGTGGCCGGAATTCCTTGACCAAAGGCTACAGCTCCCGTAAGGGGCCCTTCCCTATACAGATACTTTGTACAGGTCCCCAGCCCTTCAAACCTGGGGAGAGGTGAAAACTCTCTGGAGTTGGAGCCACGTGGCACTGCTGCATCCCTTGTGGTAGTCCCTAAATACTTTCTACACTTTTGAAATCATTGCTTTTATTAGACCCTTCTCAAATTACCCCAAATGAAAGCGTGCCAGCTGTGTTCTATCAATACTAACAGCAAACAGCTTGGCGAATCTGAAGCGCAGGAAGGGCAATTGGGCTTAAATAAGTGAAGGCGAAGGTGCAACAGCTAAGGCAGGAGCTAGCCCCTCAAGCAGGCAGAGACTACTAGATCCTTGCAGCCAGCCATTGGGAATCTGGatgggagagtggaaggaagagtcGTCGAATGAATGAAAGAGCGCACACTACTTACTTCATGCCTACCTGTGATGAGGGGCCTCCTGCCCTCTATTTCGCCCCAGCCAGGTGGATTTTCCGACACTATTTCTGTTGTTCCCTACCCAGCAGGATGCTAGAGGGCCCCTTGCTGGAGGAGTCAGAGCCAGGCGCTGAGGCGCCCTGCTCAGGGTCTTGCCACGCGCAGCGCGTCCTGCAGACCCTCAACGCCCACCTTCGGAGCGGCACCCTCACCGACGTGGTGCCGCGCGCTGGCGGCCACGACTTCCCGTGCCACCGAGCTGCGCTTAGCGCGGGCAGCGCCTACCTCCGCGGCCTGTTCGCGGCCGGGCAGCCAGAGCGTGGTCAGGCCGTGGTGCCCGAGATGCCGGGCGCAGGGCGGCCCAGGGCGGCAGCAGCGCTGGCCGCGGTGCTCGACTCCCTGTTCGGCTCAGGCGTGCAGCTGCGCGCCGAGGACGCGGCGGCCGCCGCGCGGGAGCTGGCCGAGCGGCTGGGCGTGGCGGGCCCCCGCGCACGCTTCCTCCAGGGCCGCCTCCGCGCCGCCCACAGCCTGGCGCCGCGCCACgtgcccgcctgctcgctcccCTCCCCGGCGGAGCGCTGCGGCCGCGCGCTGCGCCGGGACTTCACAGAGGTGGTGCGCCACGCCGACTTCCTGGAGCTGGCGCCCGAGGAGGTGGCCGCGCTGTTGGCGGACCCAGCGCTGGGCGTGGCGCGCGAGGAGGCCGTGTTCGAGGCGGCCATGCGCTGGGTGCGTCACGACGCGCCGGCCCGACGCGGGCAACTGCGGCGCCTGCTGGAGCACGTGCGCCTGCCCCTGCTGGCGCCCGACTACTTCCTGCAGAAGGTGGAGGCTGACGAGCTGCTGCGGGCCTGCTGCGAGTGCCGCCCACTGCTACTCGAGGCCCGTGCCTGCTTCATCCTGGGCCGAGAGGCCGGTGGGCTGCGTACGCGGCCACGGAGGtacccccccgccctcccccaacattcactcactcacttactCATTCCTCCGTCATTCTTTAATTCATCCTCAATCATGCCTCTTGCAtgaaattcactcattcattcagcaaacgtTCCATGGgctgtgtggggcattctgcccTTGAAGAGTTAACAGCCAATGGGGAGATGCAGGGGTCTCACACCCAATGTACTTTTTCTCTTGCCCATCTATCTATAATTTTGAGTCCTCCCTTTGTGCAAGTCTTGTGCTGGGTCCCTGGGACTCAAGAGTGATTTGAAAACACCCTCAACACTCTGGGAGCTCAGACTAGTAAGGGATATAAACAGGCAGGGCCTGGAACACCAGGAGACGGGTGGAGTAGTCCAAAATAGAAGACACGGAAGTCCACTCTCTTACCACTGTACCAGGTATTTCCAACACTAAGCACAGGGCCTGGTCCAAAGATGCTCAATATTGGTCATAGGAATTAGGTAGGAAACCAGTGGTTAAAGAGTTTGGGAATTCTGGTGGGGTCAGTGGGAGGGGAAAACGCTTTGCTGAAAGGGTACGTAGCCTGGGTCAGTGATTAAGGTATGGGTTTAGGAGATGTTATAGGAGGGAGGCAGCAGAATTAGGGAGTGGAGGCCAGAAAGGGTAAGGAGAATGGGTTAGCATCAGGCAGACCTGCGCTTAAATTCCAGCTCTTTTGCTTACTGGCTTGCATGACTTTGGGCAAGCCTAAGTgttttagcctcagtttcctcctctgtaaaaggaGTAATAATTCCTGCCTAATAGAACTGTCATAAAGAGTAAACCAGGTGATTTTTCTAAGTAAGGTTAAAGGCTTTGTAAAGATTCTTTTTCTGTAACTTAGTGGAATGGGATAAGGATTAGTGACCCTCGTCCCATCAATAGCCAGAGGGAAGGTTGGAAGTGACAGAGTCTAGCACGGGGATTAGGAGAAGGGACAGGAGGACAAGGGCGGGCAGGAGGACTCTACAGTGTGGTCAGCGAGAGGGTGAGAGGGCTGAAACTTGGGCACGGATCAGTGAATGTGGAGCTTATCCCCATGCCAGATTCATGGACCTAGCTGAAGTGATTGTGGTCATTGGCGGTTGTGGCCGCAAGGGGCTTGTGAGGTTGCCCTTCGTCGACGCCTACCACCCAGAAAGCCGGCGCTGGACCCCACTGCCCAGCCTGCCTGGCTACATGCGCTCAGAGTTCGCTGCCTGTACTCTCCGCAATGACATCTACGTCTCAGGTGAGAGCAGGGCCGCACTGGGCGCCCCACAGGATTGGCTCATGGCTCCTGAGCACTGCCCCTTTGTTTTTCCTGCCAACCAGGAGAGTGGGGTGGGATTTTTCCTGATAACCTAGTTATTGGCTGAAGTGGTATGTAGTCCTGCACAGCCAATCCCTGGTGTGACTCCATTCCACCCTTTATTCAGTAAAGTCAGCTTCAACTCATATTAATCACTTCTTTTTATtagctactatgtgccaggcattaatTAATTCTCTCTacagtcccatttcacagatgagaaaacaggctcagagaggttaagaatttCCCTGTTGTCACAATTGACAAAGCTAGGAGGAGCTTTGATACCAACAGACGGTGCCTTTCCTGAGATTCAGGCCCTAGAGACTCAAAGAATAAAACACAGTCCCTGCCACCCTGATGTACCCTGGAGAGGGGGAAATGGACTTCCCTTCATGACCAGGCTGAATTTGGTGGGAACTCTCAGAGACCCCAAATGAGCTGGAATCCTACTCAGGGAATCTGGCCCGACTTGGAGGGAACAGCACAGGCAACGGCATGAAGGCAGGAACGTGCAGAAGGGAACCGCCAGTACGCGGGGCTCTGACGTGCAGGTTGAGTGtacctgggagaggaggggaagccaATGTAGGTGAGGGAGGAATGGGAGTCTGGAGTCAGATCAGGGCGACTTTGGCTCCAGGCCTAGGTAGACTGCACTTGATGTTGTAGGAGCTATGGGTGGCTGGGAAGGATAAGGAGCAGAAGAATGAGGCAAAAGCCTCAGACACCATCTAGGCCACACTTTACCACTGGACAGCTTATCCAAGGCCACTGGAAATACAGAGACAAGGGCTACAAAACAGAGGTGTGGCTCAGGCTGAGGGGGTGCAGTCAGAATTGTCCCTGGGGAAGCTACTCCTAAGAGGTGAGTCCCTGGTCAGGAACCccatgccagccagggaggaagagTCCACCGCCTGCACCCTCAGTGCCTGGCCCCAGGGAGTGTGCTGTCCTTCACCGAGACCCATGTTGGGCTTGGGGGCTGGAAGCTCTGGTTTGGATCAGTGCTCTGGCAGTGAAAGGCCTGTGATTTTCAGCAAGTCATTCCTGGCCTCTTACACATCATCTGAGTTTCCTATCTGTAAACTGGGTACCGTAATCCCAACACCTCATGGAGGGATGAACAGACATGAAGTCAGGCAGGTGAAGGCAGAAGTGAGACAGAAACCCTGGGTCACCCTctacccctccccttcccagtgTAGGTGGCTCTGCTTTCTCTGCCCCAGTGTATTCCTGATTCTTGCCTTGGGTACCTTTTGTACTCTTACCTTCAGTAGAGTTCTAAAGTGCCCCCCTTTGCTTCCCTGAGCACAGAGCATGGCACACACCACAA contains:
- the KLHL35 gene encoding kelch-like protein 35 is translated as MNERAHTTYFMPTCDEGPPALYFAPARWIFRHYFCCSLPSRMLEGPLLEESEPGAEAPCSGSCHAQRVLQTLNAHLRSGTLTDVVPRAGGHDFPCHRAALSAGSAYLRGLFAAGQPERGQAVVPEMPGAGRPRAAAALAAVLDSLFGSGVQLRAEDAAAAARELAERLGVAGPRARFLQGRLRAAHSLAPRHVPACSLPSPAERCGRALRRDFTEVVRHADFLELAPEEVAALLADPALGVAREEAVFEAAMRWVRHDAPARRGQLRRLLEHVRLPLLAPDYFLQKVEADELLRACCECRPLLLEARACFILGREAGGLRTRPRRFMDLAEVIVVIGGCGRKGLVRLPFVDAYHPESRRWTPLPSLPGYMRSEFAACTLRNDIYVSGGHINSHDVWMFSSHLHTWIKVASLHKGRWRHKMVVLHGQLFVVGGFDGLQRLRSVERYDAFSNTWESAEPLLEAVSSAAVVPCAGRLYVIGGARQDNISTDKVQCFDPKEDRWSLQSPAPFSQRCLEAVSLEDTIYVVGGLMSKIFTYNPGADVWGEAAVLPSPMESCGVTVCDGKVHITGGRDDHGESTDRVFTFDPSSGQVEAQPPLQRCTSSHGCVTIVQSLGR